The genomic interval CAGCGATCTGGATACCGCGATTTCCTGGGCGGTGAAAAATCGCCGGCCGATTTATCTCGGCGAATTCGGCGCCTACCACAAGGCCGACGCCGAATCGCGGGCCCGCTGGATTCGCTTCGTCGCCGACGAAGCGGCCAAGCGGAAGATGGGCATCGGCTATTGGGAATTCTGTTCGGGCTTCGGAATCTTCAACCCCGCAACCGACCGCTGGGACGAACCGCTGGAAGCCGCCCTGCTCGGTAAATGATCCATGGCCGCGCTTGCGAAAGCGGCATCGCGAAGCATGCAAATTACCGGCGGCTAGCGCATTGCCGCGCACAGGCGGACGTTCCTTGCGAGCGGCAAGGCGCTAGCCGCCGGTATATTGAAGCAAACGTTGTTTGCAGACGGGTGTCATGAAACGTTTCGGCCTGAAAGGCTGCTCGGACTCCCACTCTCCATGCATCCATCCACTTCCCGCGAAGTTCGCCCGCGAACGAGAAAGAGCCGGCGGCGCAGTTGTTGCGCCGCCGGCTCTTCTTGTAAATCTCCGTTGTGCTTGCGAGACTATTTCTCGCTCGTCTTCTCGGCCTTCAGATGCGCATCATCCAGCTTGCCGACCGACCACAATAGGCCGCGGGTCACCAGATCGAGATAACGGGGATCGGCACACGTCTCGTTGTTGTGGCCGATCGTGGTGCCAAACACTTTGCACTTGCCGTTGTATTCGTTCGTCCAAATGACGACCGTCTTGTTGCTTCCCTGGGCGCCCGTCGCCAGCGGATGGGCGGTGTCGAGCGGTTTGCCGATCGAGTTGTTGTAAAGCTCTTCGTGAATCGTCGTCCAATCCTTCATGCCCTTGGTGATCGGGCTTTCGGAATCGGTGAAATGGATCGCGATCGGCAACTGAGCGCCATGGCCGGTGCTCGGAAGACCGGTGAATTCGAACCAGGGCGTGATCTTCTTCGGCCAACCTTCGCTACGGTAGCAGTGCATCGCGCAATGCAGCACTACGCCCGGCAAACCTTCTTGGTGCGGCTTCAAAATCCGATCGATGGTCGCCAGATCCTTGACATCCGCCGAGCATTCGTCGTGCACGATCACGTCGTAGCCCTTCGACCAATCGGGATTGTCGTACACGGGGTTGAGATGGGTCGTCGAGCTGTTCGGATCGTAGGCAATGGTCCACTCGACATTCGCCCGGGCCGAAATGCCTTTGGTGATGATGTCTTTTTGCTTGGCATAGTCGTGGCAGCAGCCGCCGCAAATGAACAAGGCACGGATCGGCTTGGCGTCGTCGGCCCGGGCCGGGCCCGCCAAGCAGAAGAGCGACGCCGACAGCACCGGAACGATAATTGTCGAAAAGCAACGCGACATGAACGAGTCAGCGGGGCGGGTCATCATCGGGTCTCCAGGTCGTGGGCGGGAAATCTCAGTGAGCGATGATACATTGCAGCCTACCGACTTTCAAACGGACCGCTTCCGGACGGGTCAACGCGTCAGCGGAATCGGATCTAAAACTTGCCGCACTAGAGTTCATGCCTCCCTGTCTTATCCGGCCCACTTTGCCAGCTGCTTTGCTAACCACCAAGCCACAGCGCGGCCTTTGGCCGCGACCTAAGTCGCAGGCACGCTCCGTGTGCCGTCTGCCCTGCACTTGTGCGGACCGCGGAGTGCCGATGGCACACGGAGTGTGCCGGCTACGATGGAGCGGCCGCGGCGCGCATTGCAGCCTGCCGGCCGACGACGCGTTCGATTCGCGTGATGCACCGCTCGCGGCCGAGGATCGCCAGACAATCGTAGAGCCCCGGCCCGACGGCCTTGCCGGTGACCGCCACACGTAGCGGATGAATCAGGTCGCCGATTTTCACTCCCGCGGCGGCGACGAACTGCTGCAGCGCCGCTTCGAGCGAGGCGGTGTCGAACGGCTCGATGCTTGCCAGCCGCTCTTTGAATTTTGCAAGTAATTCGATCGCGCCAGGTTTGCGCAGCGTTTTTTCCACGGCTTGTGGATCGTAGACCGGCTCGGCCGCGAAAAAGAAATCGGCGTAGGCCAAAATATCGCCGGCCACTTTCAACCGATCCCCCGACGCCGCAATGATTCGCTCCAACTGCGTCACGTCGCCGGCCGGCGCCGGATCGGCAATCAGTTTTGCTCGCTGTAAATAGGGCAGCATCCTATTCAGCTTTTCGGCTGCGGGAAGCTGCTGCATGTAGTGATCTTCGAAAGCCCAAAGTTTCTTGGGATCGAAGCTGGCCGGAGACTGCGTGACCCGCTCGAGCGTGAAGTTCGCGATCATCTCGTCGCGGGAGAAGAATTCACGCCGATCGTCGAGCGACCAACCCAATAGCAACAGATAATTCAAAATCGCCGACGGCAAGTATCCGACCTGCTCATAAAAATCTACGATCACCGGATTGAAGGTGTCGGCCGATGCCGGGAGCCCCAGCGCGGCGGCGATCCGCGAGCCATGCTCGGCCACCTGCGCGAAATCGCGATTCTTCAGATACTTATCGAGCTTCCGCTTGCTGAGCTTATTGTGGCTCCCTGGCTCGGCGACGAACGGCAAGTGAGCATATTCCGGAAGCGGATAGCCGAGCGATTGGGCGATGAACACTTGGCGCGGCGTGTTCGAGAGATGTTCTTCCGCCCGGATCACGTGCGAGATTTCGAAATCGAAATCGTCGACCACGCTGGCCAGATGATACAGGCACGTGCCATCGGCGCGCTGCACGACGTGGTCTTGCTCTCTGGCCCATTCGAAATCGACGTCGCCGCGGATATGGTCGTGCAAATGGAGCGTGCCCTGGCGCGGCATCTTGAGCCGCACGACCGGCTGCCGCCCCTGGGCTGCGAAATGCTTTTGTTGGGCCTCGGTTTCGGCCATGAAGCGGCGGCTGTAGAGGAACGGCCGCTTTTCGCGCTGCGCGGTCTCGCGTTCCGCTTGCAATTCTTCGGTCGTGGCATAGTCGCGATAGGCCAATCCGGCCGCGAGCAACTTTTCGACGGCCGTTTGATAGCGCGGCAATCGCTGCGATTGGTAATACGGCGCGTGCGGTCCGCCGACCTCAGGCCCCTCGTCCCAATCGATGCCCAGCCAGCGAAAGCCGTGCAGAATCGGCGCGAGTGCGCTCTCGACGTTGCGCTCCGCATCCGTGTCGTCGATTCGCAGAAGAAATTGGCCACCGTTCCGCCGGGCAAACAGCCAGCAGAAGAGGGCCGTGCGGACACCGCCAATATGCAGATAACCGGTCGGACTAGGAGCAAAACGAGTGCGGACCATGGGGGAGGCGAGGTTCAGGGTTAAGGTGAGGAGACAGAACGAGACAACGGCATCGAATGCAGGCTAATGGCCCGGCTGAAAAGCAGCTTTTCCACAGCCTCCCTCTCCCCTTGTGCCAGAGGCCAGGTGCGGGGTTTGAAGAATGGAAAGCATTTTTCGGCCGAGCGTATCAAACGGATTTTGGGATGTTGGCAGTGGCTTGGGAAGGGGCCACGGTCGGCTTGGTGCGATAGCATCGCAAAACTCACCAGCTGCGTGCTAGCAGCGATTACAGGGCGGCAAATCCGGCAGAAGCCGAACATTCGCTACTTTTGACGAAATTTGCCCTGGCCACCTAGCCGATATGGATGGGGACGTATCATCAGGCTCCAATCGCGCCGATCCATTTCATCGGGTGGAAAAGGGACCTCTTCTATGCGGGAAATCCACCGGCTGCTGACAACCCTCGCCGCCCTCGCGCTTCTCGCCTCTGCTTGGGGCGCCACTGCCGCGGCCGAGGACGGGCCGAACTGGCGGTTCAATCTCGACGAGGCCGAGAAAGAGGCCATTCAAACGCATCGGCTGGTGTTGATCCACTTTTGGGCCCCCTGGTGCGGTCCGTGCCGGGCGCTTGAACATAATGTCTTTCCTCAGCCTGGCGTGGGAGCGGCGCTCGAGCGACGGTTCGTTCCCGTGAAGATCAACGAAGACGACCACGCCTATTCCGCTACCTCGCGACTTTACGGAATTCAATCGATTCCAACCGACGTCGTCATCACGCCCTCGGGCCGGTTGATCGCAAAAATCTCTTCGCCACAAGACCCGCGGCTTTACGTCGCTCAATTGATGCGTGCGGCCGATAGCGCCGCGGCGCCGCCGCCGGAGTACGCAATGGCCGGCCCGCCGAGTTACACGCCAGCGCCGACTGTTCCCGCAACGCCGCCGCCGGCGGCGTCGATGTATGCCAACAACTCTCCGCCCCCTGGCGCGAATCCAGCCGGCGCGTTGCCCGGCCCCGCCGATCCCGGTCCGACGGCTTACGGTCCGCCGGCGTATTCACCTGCTCCAGCGGCCCCTACGAACTACACCGCCGCGCCCCCGGCAACACCGGCTTACAGCAATTCACCACCCGCCGTGCCGCCCGATCCGACGCCCGTCGCTCAAGCGACGGCCCAACAACCGGTGCCGCCGCCGGCTGCACAACCCGCGCCTTCGCCGGCGCTACCGGCTCGGCCTCCCTTGGGGCTCGATGGCTATTGCCCGGTGACATTGATCGAGCGCCATCATGAAACGCCGAGCGATCCGCGCTGCTGGGTGCAGGGCGATCCACGATGGGGCGTGGTGCATCGCGGAACGGTGTATCTATTCGTCGGGCCGGACGAACAAAAACGATTTCTCGCCGATCCGGATCGCTATAGCCCGGCCCTCTCGGGGAATGATCCGGTCGTGGCGTTCGATCAAGGCCGTCTTGTGCAAGGCACTCGCCAGTACGGCACATTTTTCGGCGATCGGATTTACTTGTTCTCGAGCGGGGAAAACCTGGCCAAGTTTGCTCAAAACCCGGAAGTCGCCCGTCACTACGCACAAGAAGTGCGACAAGCCGAGGCGCCCCCGCAAGTCACGATGCACTAACCCGGTTTATTCAGTGCGCCACATGAGCCCGAAGCGTAAGCGAGGAGGCCACCGCGGCTTACCCTCGCTAACGCTTCGGGCCACTATTTCGCAGCGTGTCGCGAATTCCTGGCATTATGAATAACCCGGGCTATGAATAACCCGGGCTAAGACATGCGTGGGCTGCGTTCGTCTGCCCAACCGCGG from Pirellulales bacterium carries:
- a CDS encoding thioredoxin family protein gives rise to the protein MREIHRLLTTLAALALLASAWGATAAAEDGPNWRFNLDEAEKEAIQTHRLVLIHFWAPWCGPCRALEHNVFPQPGVGAALERRFVPVKINEDDHAYSATSRLYGIQSIPTDVVITPSGRLIAKISSPQDPRLYVAQLMRAADSAAAPPPEYAMAGPPSYTPAPTVPATPPPAASMYANNSPPPGANPAGALPGPADPGPTAYGPPAYSPAPAAPTNYTAAPPATPAYSNSPPAVPPDPTPVAQATAQQPVPPPAAQPAPSPALPARPPLGLDGYCPVTLIERHHETPSDPRCWVQGDPRWGVVHRGTVYLFVGPDEQKRFLADPDRYSPALSGNDPVVAFDQGRLVQGTRQYGTFFGDRIYLFSSGENLAKFAQNPEVARHYAQEVRQAEAPPQVTMH
- a CDS encoding ThuA domain-containing protein; amino-acid sequence: MTRPADSFMSRCFSTIIVPVLSASLFCLAGPARADDAKPIRALFICGGCCHDYAKQKDIITKGISARANVEWTIAYDPNSSTTHLNPVYDNPDWSKGYDVIVHDECSADVKDLATIDRILKPHQEGLPGVVLHCAMHCYRSEGWPKKITPWFEFTGLPSTGHGAQLPIAIHFTDSESPITKGMKDWTTIHEELYNNSIGKPLDTAHPLATGAQGSNKTVVIWTNEYNGKCKVFGTTIGHNNETCADPRYLDLVTRGLLWSVGKLDDAHLKAEKTSEK
- the gltX gene encoding glutamate--tRNA ligase; translation: MVRTRFAPSPTGYLHIGGVRTALFCWLFARRNGGQFLLRIDDTDAERNVESALAPILHGFRWLGIDWDEGPEVGGPHAPYYQSQRLPRYQTAVEKLLAAGLAYRDYATTEELQAERETAQREKRPFLYSRRFMAETEAQQKHFAAQGRQPVVRLKMPRQGTLHLHDHIRGDVDFEWAREQDHVVQRADGTCLYHLASVVDDFDFEISHVIRAEEHLSNTPRQVFIAQSLGYPLPEYAHLPFVAEPGSHNKLSKRKLDKYLKNRDFAQVAEHGSRIAAALGLPASADTFNPVIVDFYEQVGYLPSAILNYLLLLGWSLDDRREFFSRDEMIANFTLERVTQSPASFDPKKLWAFEDHYMQQLPAAEKLNRMLPYLQRAKLIADPAPAGDVTQLERIIAASGDRLKVAGDILAYADFFFAAEPVYDPQAVEKTLRKPGAIELLAKFKERLASIEPFDTASLEAALQQFVAAAGVKIGDLIHPLRVAVTGKAVGPGLYDCLAILGRERCITRIERVVGRQAAMRAAAAPS